A part of Cannabis sativa cultivar Pink pepper isolate KNU-18-1 chromosome 6, ASM2916894v1, whole genome shotgun sequence genomic DNA contains:
- the LOC115694772 gene encoding organelle RRM domain-containing protein 2, mitochondrial, producing MALRSAAAAAPRGISRLFSTISTSHFVPPPSPAAAQAREKAEPSTNLFVSGLSKRTTTEKLQEAFSQFGEVVHARVVTDRVSGYSKGFGFVKYATLDDAAKGIEGMDGKFLDGWVIFAEYARPRPPFGQHENNMASPYGRQ from the exons ATGGCTCTAAGATCGGCGGCAGCAGCGGCACCTCGCGGAATATCACGGTTGTTCTCCACGATTTCAACTTCTCATTTCGTTCCTCCGCCGTCCCCTGCTGCCGCTCAGGCTCGGGAGAAGGCTGAGCCCAGCACCAACCTCTTCGTCTCTG GACTCAGTAAACGCACAACAACAGAAAAACTGCAGGAAGCCTTTTCTCAGTTTGGAGAAGTTGTGCACG CTAGAGTGGTGACTGATCGTGTATCTGGATATTCAaagggttttggttttgtaaAATATGCTACCTTAGATGATGCCGCGAAAGGTATTGAGGGTATGGATGGAAAG TTTCTTGATGGTTGGGTCATATTTGCAGAGTATGCAAGACCTAGACCTCCATTCGgccaacacgaaaacaacatggCTTCTCCATATGGTCGTCAGTGA